Part of the Bacteroidota bacterium genome is shown below.
GCTAAATCGGCTTGTATTACAACAACTAATGTGGTGCAACCATTATGTAATGAAGGAACAGGATCAGCTACCGCTTTTTCTTCAGGAGCTGTGCCAATTAATTATTCATGGAGTAGTGGACAAATTTCGCAAACGGTTACTGGCCTTAGTGCCGGATATTATACAGTTACTGTAATCGATGCAGTAGGTTGTTCTTCTACTACTATTGTTTCTATTATTTCACCTTCTAAAATAACCGTATCCGCAACGTCGACCCCGACAACTTGCGGACAAAGCAACGGAGCAGGGACTGCTAATGGAATTGGAGGTACTGGCAAATTAACTTATAGCTGGTCTAATGGCACTGTTGGTATTAACGTAAAAACAGTTTCAGGTCTGGCTGCAGGAACATATACCGTTACAGTTAGTGATGAAAATAAATGTACTGTAACTGCCACAATGGTTGTAAATTGTGTAACAGGTATGAGTGAACCTGTGGCAGATGCGAATTTCCGCATTTATCCCAACCCGGCCACGGTCAGCATAGCAATAGAAGATATAACAAATAAGGCCTACACTATACAGTTGGTGAATCTGCTTGGACAAACAATGTATAGCACTTATCAATCTCAAACTGGCAATACAGTAATTGATGTTAGTATTTTTCCAAAAGGTATTTATATGATCCAACTGAAAAATTTGCACAATAATGCATATATAA
Proteins encoded:
- a CDS encoding T9SS type A sorting domain-containing protein, which codes for MQPPQTLWNKIVNPSYESKQFALIFLFIFTILLLFKTLEAKSACITTTNVVQPLCNEGTGSATAFSSGAVPINYSWSSGQISQTVTGLSAGYYTVTVIDAVGCSSTTIVSIISPSKITVSATSTPTTCGQSNGAGTANGIGGTGKLTYSWSNGTVGINVKTVSGLAAGTYTVTVSDENKCTVTATMVVNCVTGMSEPVADANFRIYPNPATVSIAIEDITNKAYTIQLVNLLGQTMYSTYQSQTGNTVIDVSIFPKGIYMIQLKNLHNNAYISKKLIIE